The Glycine soja cultivar W05 chromosome 19, ASM419377v2, whole genome shotgun sequence genomic sequence TTAGTTGGCTGCTTAAAAAGAATAACCTTGCATAAAACCGTGACGTTATTCtaagcattaaaaaaatgataacattgACCTCTAATTCCCGCTGATGAAATAAATGGGAGGTGGCATGCATCAGAGAGTTATGACTTGTGAACTACCTGCTTAATTACCCTTCTGCTCCTCATTCAATTTGTGAATTTGTTCTTCTTTTCACAGTCTTGTCTTCTGTTTTATACTCTCAATTATAATAGTACATTTTcagtataaatatattttactcaaTTAAACCCCTTGATTACTATtctgtataaaataattaaagataataaaatcaCTGTACATGTATCATAAATACCAATATAAAGTAGATATTTTAAtgagtaataatattttaacattttgatattttaaatattcaatcaatacttcttatttctctctatttttcttcCTACCACATCATAttactattatatttatatttttttctctctcactatAGAATAGCATTTGTATGTCTAACTATGTGTATCCTATTTTAATATCCTCCTCAAATTCTATTCTTATGTTTGACTATTTGTACCCAAAACGACACATTTGAAGTGGATTGAAGTACCAAAACGACACGTGTGGAGCAAAACACCTCGCATGAGGGGATGAATAAGTGaggcaaaaaagaaaagggtaAAAACGGAAATCCAAAAAGTTGCATGCAAAGACTCGGATATTGACTATTGAGGGGAAAATGTGAGAAACGCTTGGCCTGAGATCGCACCCATTTATTACCAACACTTCACCATCATATTCCTCTGCCTCACTCTCTTCTAAACAAGTAAATTCtgtcttcctttttcttctttctttccataCAAAACAGAAGCATGAGTTCTGCTACCACAGTATTGTAGGTAGAGAACAGAAACCACCTTGTTTCGGAATTCTGTTGCAAAATTAAGAAGGAAGAAACATACTCCATTAATGGGTGGTGTTAGATGGGGTCGTCCAGAGTCATCTTCATCCATGAAACTCTTCTTGCTCATGGTGCCTCTGGTACTGGTTGCAGGGCTTGTTTCTGTATTGGGTCCTAACCCCTCTAGTTGGCTTTTTAGTGCAAACGCACCTGTGTTATATTTGGAGGGCTCTGTTACTTCCTCTTCCTCAACTAGTAGTGGTGCTGTGACTGTGACCAATCCTTCCGAGGTGAAGCAGAGAGAAGGGTTAGTGGTGGTGGCCGTGGAGAATCGTGGTGGAGAGAAAGTTATCTCCGATGACACTGACTTCAATCACTCTTCTACACCTCCATTTTCTGTTCAGGCCATACAAACACCTCAACAACCTGTAAGACCTTTTTCTTCttactttctttttaattattgttagattactattttgattttttttaatcctaacTAATTTGGAATTTGGCTGGAGTAGTTAAGTAAagtctgataaaaaaatatattttttcagatAAAAATCGAACTTGGATAATCAACTATTTATTTAAGTTGAAGTAACTTCAGCACTTGGATAACCAACTATTTATTTGTGTTGAAGTAACTTCAGCACATTAATCGCCAAGAattgtttacaatttttttatactcaaACACctcaaatagatttttttttttttattatctctaaaaaagttattaaagaaGGGGTGGGATAGAACAAAACTTAAATATAGGTTCGGTCTGTTGACTGTTGGTAATTTTATTCAACTAGAATTGATGTTTTACTATGGCAATCCAAGTAATAAAGGTATGCATTAAAAGATTGTGCATATTACCAAAGTAAAACTCCAATTTTTATTGGAAGAAAATAACACTAATAATTCCTCTGATGGAATAATTGATAAGTAGCACTATGGAAGCAAGCTTCTCTGATGGAATTTTTACAAAATGCCAGATGATTCTTATGTTCAAGAAGGAAAGAATGTAcagatagaaagaaaaaagtgtaaCCAAAGccattgatttttcttttaatttctctctAGCTTTTTAAATACTACTATATGCAATTCTTTGAGAATGCCAATGACTAGTGACTTTaaccttttttctttaattttgcaGAAAAGGTCGAAAaacttaaatcatttttttcttttgggataTATAATATCAGAATGACGAGAGAGATGTTATTACATAATTTCACtatgttttcatttaaaattttaattttataggaaataaatttaaaataaggagATAACTAATGCCTCAGTTGAATTTAGTAAAGGAAAGGAAAACATCGAGCGCAGATTgaaattgtaaaatgaagataaaTTTCGAACGTTCCCTGTCAcgagtaattttaaattactaacATTTAACGTAACCTCAAGTTTTCGTCTACGCACCGCTATTATATTGATATATAATATACAATAGTATTTGctttatatttcttcttttcgAGGCAATTTTTCTCGGTGAAATAGAAGGATTTGAAATAATGCAAATTGCTGTATATCAACTTGGATGTTGGGTCATAATCGTTGCCTTAGTGTAGCGATCCAAGGAATTATTTACGGATTTGAGGATTTCAGacttaaaatttatgaatatcATGTCCCCTTGTTGAATTAACTTTGTAAATACGCAAAGAAATGTGattgtatttatcttttaaaaaatagttgtcGATTCCGTTTTTTAAGTTAGGGCAATAGACAAGGTAGGTTACGTTAATTTCTGGTGTATTATATTGAATTGAGTTTTCAGAAGCTACTTGTTAGGTAGAATattctaaatttctaatatattgaaattaaaatcttaTCCTTTTGtgagttttaaataaattaaggtGATGATGACCCATCATTTTATTTACAAGAACAAGGATGAGCAAAATGTTTCGCAACTTTGGGCCAACGTGACTGGTGTGAATGAGTCTTATCTTCCACCAGAGAGGCCGAAGCTACAAAGAAAATTCAGCATCTTAGATAGAACCGAAGCTGGTCTAAGACAAGCTAGAGCTGCAATTAGAGAAGCAAGAAACGGGAATCAAACACAAGATATAGACTATGTTCCAGTTGGACCAATGTATAACAATGCTAATGCATTTCACAGGTAAATAATGCACTGCCTTATTTTCAATCGGCTAAACTGttattataaacttttaaattgttattataaACTCCTCACAATGTTTTGATTATTacgtattaaaataaataaaataaaataaaatttgctgAACTGTTATTTCCAAATATACTCCTCTACATAGGTGTGAAATTGAGGGGGTAAACACTAGAGAAATTTTTACCAAATCATGAGTAACTACATTAGTGAAACATCACATTTTAATCCAAAACCTTAAGATcggattttatgaattttattcttACTTATCTGGTATTTAACTTTTTCATCTATTCGATGTGAGATTTCATTTCATACTTAGACTccaacaattttttctttaagtgAGTTTCTTTCACATGATAGTCTTTCTTCGCGATCATTTTCAATCTACTATGGTCTTTAGAGTTTCATCATAACTGTTTCGTCTTGTCTAATCATTACTACCAACATGTTCTGATATCTTGCACCGTCATAACACTCATTAGACCAACTACATAGCCTCCATTTATGGCTCACCtgtcaagaaaagaaaaactttatcCCTATCTCCATGGATCTATCATTAAATTCATTATACTTATTTAAGCCGGTCAGCAAGTCTAACTATTAGCTTTGATACCAATTGTCTTAAAATTAAGAGGAATAAATATCGAAAAAAATTTCATGGATGAACCATGaataattacataaatgaatTTGGTACTTTAATCCAAAATCATAAAATGATACTTCATATATTCACACTTATACTCCAATCCAACAGTAACATTCACAATTGGCAATAATCAACAAGTAATTATGTACTGTAAGATTGCAATTCCCACTCACTTAATGGGCACGACTAATTCTTAAGTGCCACAAGCACAGTAACAAATAAAGTATATTACCGTTATATTGGTCTAatataaattaacttattttatttttgcatatAACAGGAGTTACTTGGAAATGGAGAAACAGTTCAAAGTATTCGTCTACGAAGAAGGGGAACCTCCGGTTTTCCACAACGGACCTTGCAAAAGCATATACTCCATGGAGGGAAATTTCATCCATGCTATTGAGATGAATGACCAATTCCGAACAAGGGATCCTGAGGAAGCGCATGTGTTTTTCTTACCTTTTAGTGTAGCAATGCTGGTGCAATTTGTCTATGTACGTGACTCTCATGATTTTGGCCCCATAAAAAAAACTGTCACGGACTATGTCAATGTCATTGGCGGAAGATATCCCTATTGGAACCGAAGCCTTGGAGCTGATCACTTTTATCTTGCTTGCCATGATTGGGTAATTACATCACTATTACTTACTCATAAACCCTCGTTaattttggcttaaatattttttcttgtaatttagtattttttatttttgtttttgtaattttttttagttcttgtaaaatgtatttattttatttttcatctttcaaatgttttagataatattttgaacaataaaaaaaatgaatttttttagaacgaaaatgaaaaaagtcCTAGATTGCAGGAGAAAAAGTATTTaaaccttaaattttttttatttaatgggggtatgttaaattaaattaaatacttaaTAATGTAATGTTGtacaaatattaaattgtttttcagGGGCCAGAGACATCACGCTCCATTCCTAACTTGAACAAGAATTCGATCCGTGTGTTGTGCAATGCTAACACCTCGGAGGGATTCAAGCCTTCAAAGGATGTCTCTTTCCCAGAAATTAATCTCCAAACCGGTTCAATAAACGGTTTCATTGGTGGGCCATCTGCGTCTAGACGTCCACTTTTGGCCTTCTTTGCTGGTGGGCTTCACGGCCCAATTAGGCCCGTTCTTCTTGAACACTGGGAAAACAAGGACGAAGACATTCAGGTTCACAAGTACCTTCCAAAGGGTGTGTCATACTATGAGATGTTGAGGAAGAGCAAGTTCTGTCTTTGTCCTAGTGGGTACGAGGTAGCAAGTCCCAGAGTGGTGGAGGCAATCTACACAGGGTGTGTGCCAGTGCTCATTTCAGACCATTATGTGCCTCCATTCAATGATGTTTTGAATTGGAA encodes the following:
- the LOC114400499 gene encoding probable glycosyltransferase At5g03795 isoform X2 — protein: MGGVRWGRPESSSSMKLFLLMVPLVLVAGLVSVLGPNPSSWLFSANAPVLYLEGSVTSSSSTSSGAVTVTNPSEVKQREGLVVVAVENRGGEKVISDDTDFNHSSTPPFSVQAIQTPQQPNKDEQNVSQLWANVTGVNESYLPPERPKLQRKFSILDRTEAGLRQARAAIREARNGNQTQDIDYVPVGPMYNNANAFHRSYLEMEKQFKVFVYEEGEPPVFHNGPCKSIYSMEGNFIHAIEMNDQFRTRDPEEAHVFFLPFSVAMLVQFVYVRDSHDFGPIKKTVTDYVNVIGGRYPYWNRSLGADHFYLACHDWGPETSRSIPNLNKNSIRVLCNANTSEGFKPSKDVSFPEINLQTGSINGFIGGPSASRRPLLAFFAGGLHGPIRPVLLEHWENKDEDIQVHKYLPKGVSYYEMLRKSKFCLCPSGYEVASPRVVEAIYTGCVPVLISDHYVPPFNDVLNWKSFSVEVSVKDIPRLKEILLSISPRQYIRMQRRVGQVRRHFEVHSPPKRYDVFHMILHSVWLRRLNFRVHDDQ
- the LOC114400499 gene encoding probable glycosyltransferase At5g03795 isoform X1 — its product is MGGVRWGRPESSSSMKLFLLMVPLVLVAGLVSVLGPNPSSWLFSANAPVLYLEGSVTSSSSTSSGAVTVTNPSEVKQREGLVVVAVENRGGEKVISDDTDFNHSSTPPFSVQAIQTPQQPVMMTHHFIYKNKDEQNVSQLWANVTGVNESYLPPERPKLQRKFSILDRTEAGLRQARAAIREARNGNQTQDIDYVPVGPMYNNANAFHRSYLEMEKQFKVFVYEEGEPPVFHNGPCKSIYSMEGNFIHAIEMNDQFRTRDPEEAHVFFLPFSVAMLVQFVYVRDSHDFGPIKKTVTDYVNVIGGRYPYWNRSLGADHFYLACHDWGPETSRSIPNLNKNSIRVLCNANTSEGFKPSKDVSFPEINLQTGSINGFIGGPSASRRPLLAFFAGGLHGPIRPVLLEHWENKDEDIQVHKYLPKGVSYYEMLRKSKFCLCPSGYEVASPRVVEAIYTGCVPVLISDHYVPPFNDVLNWKSFSVEVSVKDIPRLKEILLSISPRQYIRMQRRVGQVRRHFEVHSPPKRYDVFHMILHSVWLRRLNFRVHDDQ